The following coding sequences lie in one Arachis stenosperma cultivar V10309 chromosome 5, arast.V10309.gnm1.PFL2, whole genome shotgun sequence genomic window:
- the LOC130982448 gene encoding uncharacterized protein LOC130982448 isoform X2, with amino-acid sequence MASTIISLWSLVAAILAFALAVQGTLECEKLNHETCAFAVSSAGKRCVLEKEVKRSGMEAYTCKTSEIEADEKLKDHIESEECIKSCGLDRKSFGISSDSLLESRFTQNLCSPHCYQACPNVVDLYFNLAAGEGVFLPKLCEVEGGNARRGMAEIKSSGIVAPAPDVRSVKFTAAAPPQPFNALEFTAEPVASPAYPPY; translated from the exons ATGGCCTCTACCATTATTAGCTTGTGGAGTTTGGTAGCTGCTATCCTTGCATTTGCTCTCGCAGTGCAAGGAACTTTAG AATGCGAGAAGCTGAACCATGAGACATGTGCGTTTGCGGTGTCATCGGCCGGAAAACGATGTGTGCTAGAGAAggaggtgaagaggtcagggaTGGAAGCATACACATGCAAGACATCAGAGATTGAAGCTGATGAGAAGCTGAAGGATCACATTGAGAGTGAGGAATGCATCAAGTCATGTGGTTTGGACAGAAAGTCCTTTGGAATCTCATCAGATTCTCTTTTGGAATCTCGCTTCACACAAAACCTTTGCTCACCTCATTGCTACCAAGCATGCCCTAATGTTGTTGACCTATACTTCAATCTTGCTGCTGGTGAAG GAGTGTTTCTTCCCAAGTTGTGTGAAGTAGAAGGTGGAAATGCACGGAGAGGAATGGCTGAGATCAAAAGCTCTGGTATTGTGGCACCTGCACCTGATGTTCGTTCAGTGAAGTTCACAGCTGCTGCTCCTCCTCAACCTTTTAATGCTCTCGAGTTCACTGCTGAACCTGTGGCTTCCCCAGCATACCCTCCATACTAA
- the LOC130982448 gene encoding uncharacterized protein LOC130982448 isoform X1, which yields MASTIISLWSLVAAILAFALAVQGTLGGIECEKLNHETCAFAVSSAGKRCVLEKEVKRSGMEAYTCKTSEIEADEKLKDHIESEECIKSCGLDRKSFGISSDSLLESRFTQNLCSPHCYQACPNVVDLYFNLAAGEGVFLPKLCEVEGGNARRGMAEIKSSGIVAPAPDVRSVKFTAAAPPQPFNALEFTAEPVASPAYPPY from the exons ATGGCCTCTACCATTATTAGCTTGTGGAGTTTGGTAGCTGCTATCCTTGCATTTGCTCTCGCAGTGCAAGGAACTTTAG GAGGTATAGAATGCGAGAAGCTGAACCATGAGACATGTGCGTTTGCGGTGTCATCGGCCGGAAAACGATGTGTGCTAGAGAAggaggtgaagaggtcagggaTGGAAGCATACACATGCAAGACATCAGAGATTGAAGCTGATGAGAAGCTGAAGGATCACATTGAGAGTGAGGAATGCATCAAGTCATGTGGTTTGGACAGAAAGTCCTTTGGAATCTCATCAGATTCTCTTTTGGAATCTCGCTTCACACAAAACCTTTGCTCACCTCATTGCTACCAAGCATGCCCTAATGTTGTTGACCTATACTTCAATCTTGCTGCTGGTGAAG GAGTGTTTCTTCCCAAGTTGTGTGAAGTAGAAGGTGGAAATGCACGGAGAGGAATGGCTGAGATCAAAAGCTCTGGTATTGTGGCACCTGCACCTGATGTTCGTTCAGTGAAGTTCACAGCTGCTGCTCCTCCTCAACCTTTTAATGCTCTCGAGTTCACTGCTGAACCTGTGGCTTCCCCAGCATACCCTCCATACTAA